From Pseudomonas fluorescens, one genomic window encodes:
- a CDS encoding Y-family DNA polymerase — MRWVCIVFPQLALDAVMRQRSDPDEPLVLLSGPAQRRVLQAVNEPARALGLRAGQSMTAAQALSKAFVSADYDVAGVEHWQQFLAAWAYGFSSQVSVHFPRTVLFEIESSLGLFGPWPQFEARLRAELTALGFRHRLVAAPNPLAARILANAHDGLAVSDQSSLECLLGQMSVERIGLPPSDATALSRMGLRTLAQVRALPRQTLARRFEAALLKHLDVLLGERPLALGFYLPPDCFDVRIELNFDVQSHQALLFPLRRLTADLAAFLCGRDSGVQRFDLHLEHAGLPDTLVKVGLLSAERDPGMLFELARGRLEQVQVEAPVRGLRLSARDLPSFVPQRRELFDERPQQSLPWEQLRERLRARLGDDTVQGLGFQADHRPECAWQPRSQSQLTELLSDVRRPGWLLSEPLPVQEGVAQILMGPERIESGWWDGADVRRDYYLIETRSGQQGWAYREVGEGGPLWLQGWFA; from the coding sequence ATGCGCTGGGTCTGTATTGTTTTCCCGCAGTTGGCGCTGGACGCGGTCATGCGCCAGCGCAGCGATCCCGATGAACCGCTGGTATTGCTTAGCGGTCCGGCCCAGCGGCGGGTGTTGCAGGCGGTCAATGAGCCGGCGCGGGCCCTGGGGTTGCGTGCGGGCCAGTCGATGACGGCCGCCCAGGCCCTGAGCAAGGCCTTTGTCAGTGCCGACTATGACGTCGCCGGTGTCGAGCATTGGCAGCAGTTTCTCGCCGCCTGGGCCTATGGTTTCAGTTCCCAGGTCAGCGTGCATTTCCCGCGCACCGTACTCTTTGAAATCGAGTCGAGCCTGGGGCTGTTCGGGCCCTGGCCGCAGTTCGAGGCGCGGTTGCGCGCCGAGCTGACGGCATTGGGTTTTCGCCATCGCCTGGTGGCCGCGCCCAATCCACTGGCCGCGCGGATTCTCGCCAATGCCCACGACGGCCTGGCGGTGTCTGATCAGTCCAGCCTGGAATGTTTGCTCGGGCAAATGTCGGTCGAGCGCATCGGCCTGCCACCCTCAGACGCCACGGCCCTGTCGCGGATGGGCTTGCGCACCCTCGCTCAGGTCCGCGCACTGCCGCGCCAGACCCTGGCCCGGCGCTTTGAAGCCGCGCTGCTCAAGCACCTCGATGTCTTGCTCGGCGAGCGCCCACTGGCCCTGGGGTTTTACTTGCCGCCGGACTGCTTCGATGTGCGCATCGAACTGAATTTCGATGTGCAATCACACCAGGCCCTGCTGTTTCCATTGCGTCGCCTGACCGCTGACCTGGCCGCATTTCTCTGCGGTCGCGACAGTGGCGTCCAGCGCTTCGACCTGCACCTGGAACATGCCGGCCTGCCCGATACCCTGGTCAAGGTTGGACTGCTCAGCGCCGAGCGCGACCCGGGCATGCTGTTCGAGCTGGCCCGTGGGCGCCTGGAGCAAGTCCAGGTCGAGGCGCCGGTGCGCGGTTTGCGCCTGTCGGCTCGGGATTTGCCAAGCTTCGTGCCGCAGCGCCGCGAACTGTTCGACGAACGCCCCCAGCAATCCTTGCCCTGGGAGCAACTGCGCGAGCGCCTGCGTGCCCGGCTGGGTGACGATACGGTGCAAGGCCTGGGTTTCCAGGCCGATCATCGGCCGGAGTGTGCCTGGCAGCCCCGCAGCCAGAGCCAGTTGACCGAGTTGCTATCGGACGTGCGGCGCCCGGGTTGGTTGCTCAGTGAACCGTTGCCGGTGCAGGAGGGTGTGGCGCAGATCCTCATGGGGCCGGAGCGCATTGAGTCCGGCTGGTGGGATGGCGCCGACGTACGCCGTGACTACTACCTGATCGAAACCCGCTCCGGGCAGCAGGGCTGGGCGTATCGCGAGGTGGGCGAGGGCGGGCCGCTGTGGCTGCAAGGCTGGTTCGCATGA
- a CDS encoding error-prone DNA polymerase, translated as MAARLVRMSAGYAELHCLSNFSFQRGASSAHELFERAKAQGYQALAITDECTLAGIVRALQASRVLGLPLIIGSELRIEDGPKLVLLVENLDGYQALCRLITHARRRSEKGQYRVLREDFDEPMPGLLVLWLPDSTEVEAHGAWLQQRFAGRLWLAVELHCGQDDARRLAELQALAVGLQIPAVASGDVHMHARGRRALQDTMTAIRLHVPVAAAGQRLHPNGERHLRSLETLRALYPAALLEQSLVIARRCSFDLGQLRYQYPRELVPEGQTPTSWLRRLTEQGLCRRWPEGPSSQVLALIDKELQLIAELGYESYFLTVEDIVSFARRQRILCQGRGSAANSAVCYALGITEIDPSRMNMLFERFLSRERNEPPDIDVDFEHERREEVLQYVFQRYGRRRAALTAVVSTYHGAGAIRDVAKALGLPADQINALADCCARWSDEAPPLDRLREGGFDPDSPVLRRVLGLTRQLIGFPRHLSQHPGGFVISEQPLDSLVPVENAAMAERTIIQWDKDDLDMVGLLKVDILALGMLSAIRRCFDLVRYYRGLELSLSKIPAEDPATYDMICRADTIGVFQIESRAQMSMLPRLQPRKFYDLVIEVAIVRPGPIQGGMVHPYLRRRNKEEPETYPSTALEAVLKRTLGVPLFQEQVMQIAIVAADYSPGEADQLRRAMAAWKRHGGLDSHQVRLREGMLRNGYSEAFAAQIFEQIKGFGSYGFPESHAASFALLTYASCWLKCHEPAAFACALINSWPMGFYSPDQILQDVRRHHLHVRAVDVCASDWDCSLEPTDGQQPAIRLGLRMIKGFREEDARRIEVVRLQGDFVDVADLGRRAQLDARAQALLADAGALRQLAGDRHRARWEVAGVQQQLGLFAGLPSQDEPAVCLPTPSVSEDLHADYHSVGTTLGPHPLALLRTQLRGLRCRSSQELLDVEHGRNVSVAGLVTGRQRPGTASGVTFVTLEDEFGNINVVVWRDLAERQRKALVGSQLLRVDGRWEQVGEVRHLIAGRLSDLSPLLNGISVFSRDFR; from the coding sequence GTGGCTGCAAGGCTGGTTCGCATGAGCGCCGGTTATGCCGAACTGCACTGCCTGTCGAACTTCAGTTTCCAGCGCGGGGCCTCCAGTGCCCATGAGCTATTTGAACGGGCCAAGGCCCAGGGTTACCAGGCCCTGGCAATCACCGACGAATGCACCCTGGCCGGTATCGTCCGCGCCTTGCAGGCGTCCAGGGTGTTGGGCCTGCCACTGATCATCGGCAGTGAGTTGCGCATCGAGGACGGCCCGAAACTGGTGCTGCTGGTGGAAAACCTCGACGGTTACCAGGCGTTGTGCCGCTTGATCACCCATGCCCGGAGGCGCAGCGAGAAAGGCCAGTACCGGGTCCTGCGCGAAGACTTCGACGAGCCCATGCCGGGGCTATTGGTCCTGTGGCTGCCGGACAGTACTGAGGTTGAGGCCCATGGCGCCTGGTTGCAGCAGCGCTTCGCCGGGCGCCTGTGGCTGGCGGTCGAATTGCATTGCGGGCAGGACGACGCCCGGCGCCTGGCCGAACTGCAGGCGCTGGCGGTGGGCTTGCAGATCCCGGCGGTGGCCAGCGGCGATGTGCACATGCATGCCCGGGGCCGGCGAGCCCTGCAGGACACCATGACCGCGATTCGCCTGCATGTGCCGGTGGCGGCTGCCGGCCAACGCCTGCACCCCAATGGCGAGCGCCACCTGCGCAGTCTTGAAACCCTGCGCGCGCTGTACCCGGCGGCCTTGCTCGAGCAGAGCCTGGTGATCGCCCGGCGCTGCAGCTTCGACCTTGGCCAGTTGCGCTACCAGTACCCGCGCGAACTGGTGCCCGAGGGACAGACGCCGACGTCCTGGCTGCGCCGCCTGACCGAACAGGGTCTGTGCCGGCGCTGGCCCGAGGGACCGAGCAGCCAGGTACTGGCGCTGATCGATAAAGAGCTGCAACTGATTGCCGAACTCGGCTACGAAAGTTATTTCCTGACGGTGGAGGACATCGTCAGCTTTGCTCGGCGCCAGCGCATCCTCTGCCAGGGTCGAGGCTCGGCCGCCAACTCGGCGGTGTGCTACGCCCTGGGCATCACCGAGATCGACCCGAGCCGGATGAACATGTTGTTCGAACGGTTTCTGTCCCGCGAGCGTAACGAGCCGCCGGACATCGACGTCGATTTCGAGCATGAGCGTCGTGAAGAAGTCCTGCAGTACGTGTTCCAGCGTTACGGACGTCGCCGCGCCGCGCTGACCGCGGTGGTCAGCACTTACCACGGGGCCGGTGCGATCCGCGATGTGGCCAAGGCCCTGGGTTTGCCAGCGGACCAGATCAATGCCCTGGCCGATTGCTGCGCACGCTGGAGCGACGAAGCGCCACCACTGGATCGCCTGCGCGAGGGCGGGTTCGATCCCGACAGCCCGGTGCTGCGCCGGGTGCTGGGGTTGACCCGGCAACTGATCGGTTTTCCCCGCCACCTGTCCCAGCACCCCGGTGGCTTCGTGATTTCCGAGCAGCCACTGGACAGCCTGGTGCCGGTGGAAAACGCCGCCATGGCCGAACGCACGATCATCCAGTGGGACAAGGATGACCTGGACATGGTTGGCCTGCTCAAGGTCGATATTCTCGCCCTGGGCATGCTCAGCGCGATTCGCCGCTGTTTCGACCTGGTGCGCTACTACCGTGGATTGGAGTTGAGCCTGTCGAAGATCCCGGCCGAGGACCCGGCCACCTACGACATGATTTGCCGCGCCGACACCATCGGCGTGTTCCAGATCGAATCGCGGGCGCAGATGTCGATGCTGCCGCGCCTGCAGCCGCGCAAATTCTATGACCTGGTGATCGAAGTGGCCATTGTCCGCCCCGGGCCGATCCAGGGCGGCATGGTCCATCCGTACCTGCGACGGCGCAACAAGGAGGAGCCGGAGACCTATCCGTCCACGGCGTTGGAAGCCGTGCTCAAGCGCACCCTGGGGGTGCCGTTGTTCCAGGAGCAGGTGATGCAGATTGCCATTGTCGCCGCCGACTACAGCCCCGGCGAGGCCGATCAGTTGCGCCGGGCCATGGCCGCCTGGAAACGTCACGGCGGGCTGGACTCGCACCAGGTCCGCCTGCGCGAAGGCATGCTCAGAAATGGCTACTCAGAGGCCTTTGCCGCGCAGATCTTCGAACAGATCAAAGGCTTTGGCAGCTACGGTTTTCCCGAGTCCCACGCTGCCAGCTTCGCCCTGTTGACCTACGCCAGTTGCTGGCTCAAATGCCATGAACCGGCGGCCTTCGCCTGTGCCCTGATCAATAGCTGGCCGATGGGTTTTTACAGCCCGGATCAGATTCTCCAGGATGTGCGCCGGCATCATCTGCACGTGCGCGCAGTGGACGTCTGTGCCAGCGACTGGGATTGCAGCCTGGAGCCGACCGACGGCCAGCAACCGGCGATTCGCCTGGGGCTGCGGATGATCAAGGGATTTCGCGAGGAGGATGCCCGGCGTATCGAAGTCGTCCGCTTGCAGGGCGACTTTGTCGACGTCGCGGACCTCGGCCGGCGCGCCCAGCTCGATGCCCGGGCCCAGGCGTTACTGGCCGACGCTGGCGCCCTGCGCCAACTGGCCGGGGATCGGCACCGGGCGCGCTGGGAAGTGGCGGGGGTGCAGCAGCAACTGGGATTGTTCGCCGGTTTGCCCAGCCAGGATGAACCCGCGGTATGCCTGCCCACGCCCAGCGTCAGCGAAGACCTGCACGCCGATTATCACAGCGTCGGCACCACCCTGGGCCCGCATCCGCTGGCATTGCTGCGCACGCAATTGCGCGGCCTGCGCTGCCGCAGCTCACAGGAACTGCTGGACGTCGAACATGGGCGCAATGTCAGCGTGGCCGGCCTGGTCACCGGCCGCCAGCGCCCTGGCACCGCCAGTGGCGTGACCTTCGTCACCCTCGAGGATGAATTCGGCAACATCAATGTGGTGGTCTGGCGCGACCTGGCCGAGCGCCAGCGCAAGGCCCTGGTCGGCTCGCAATTGCTCAGGGTCGATGGCCGCTGGGAACAGGTCGGCGAAGTCCGCCACCTGATCGCCGGCCGGCTGAGCGACCTGAGCCCGCTGCTCAATGGCATCAGCGTGTTCAGCCGGGATTTTCGTTGA
- the lexA gene encoding transcriptional repressor LexA — MYSMTTLTPRRAAILTFISDRIAQQGQPPSLAEISEAFGFASRSVARKHVIALTEAGFIEVNPHQARGIRLLNQPRRPELLDIPVLGRVAAGAPIGVDAEVHSRLWLDPALFSRIPDYLLRVQGDSMIGDGILDGDLVGVRRSAQVENGQIVVARLEGEVTIKRFERHADSVHLLPRNPAYSPIVVGADQDLAIEGVFCGLVRQG, encoded by the coding sequence ATGTACTCCATGACTACATTAACTCCCCGTCGTGCCGCCATCCTGACCTTCATCAGCGACCGTATCGCTCAACAAGGCCAGCCCCCGAGCCTCGCTGAAATCAGCGAGGCCTTCGGTTTTGCCTCGCGCAGCGTGGCGCGCAAGCATGTGATTGCGCTGACCGAAGCCGGCTTCATCGAGGTCAATCCCCATCAGGCCCGAGGCATTCGCCTGCTCAATCAGCCGCGCCGCCCGGAACTGCTCGACATCCCGGTGCTCGGGCGGGTCGCCGCCGGTGCGCCGATCGGTGTCGATGCCGAGGTGCACAGCCGTTTGTGGCTCGACCCGGCGCTGTTTTCCCGTATCCCTGACTACCTGCTGCGGGTCCAGGGTGATTCGATGATTGGCGACGGCATCCTCGACGGTGACCTGGTAGGCGTACGTCGCAGTGCCCAGGTGGAAAATGGCCAGATCGTGGTCGCGCGGCTGGAAGGCGAGGTCACCATCAAGCGTTTCGAGCGTCACGCCGACAGTGTGCACCTGCTGCCGCGCAACCCGGCCTACAGCCCGATTGTGGTCGGCGCCGATCAGGACCTGGCGATCGAAGGGGTGTTCTGTGGCCTGGTGAGGCAAGGCTGA
- the imuA gene encoding translesion DNA synthesis-associated protein ImuA has protein sequence MGAVVALDTLFNGGQVWKGRPAPANVSTQPTGHAGLDAALPAGGWPEAALTEILIAGQGVGELQLVWPTLARLTAAGERVVLVAPPAIPYPQAWQNAGIDLRQLSIIQTSDREALWAAEQCLRSGSCGAVLCWPKQADDRALRRLQVAAETGQTLAFAYRASQEALNPSPAALRIAIDARPAQLRVLKCRGGLVRPAPIAFATRH, from the coding sequence ATGGGCGCCGTCGTTGCGCTGGATACCCTGTTCAATGGCGGCCAGGTCTGGAAAGGCCGGCCTGCGCCAGCCAATGTCAGCACCCAACCCACCGGTCACGCAGGGCTGGACGCGGCATTGCCCGCTGGCGGCTGGCCGGAGGCGGCGCTGACGGAAATTCTGATTGCCGGCCAGGGCGTCGGCGAGCTGCAACTGGTCTGGCCGACCCTGGCCCGATTGACCGCTGCTGGCGAGCGGGTGGTGCTGGTCGCGCCGCCTGCCATTCCCTATCCCCAGGCGTGGCAGAACGCCGGGATCGACCTGCGCCAGTTATCGATCATCCAGACCTCTGACCGCGAAGCACTATGGGCCGCCGAGCAATGCCTGCGCTCGGGCAGCTGCGGCGCCGTGCTGTGCTGGCCGAAGCAGGCCGACGACCGGGCCTTGCGGCGTTTGCAGGTGGCGGCCGAAACCGGTCAGACCCTGGCGTTCGCCTACCGTGCCAGCCAGGAGGCGCTCAACCCTTCGCCGGCCGCCCTGCGCATTGCCATCGATGCACGGCCGGCGCAGTTGCGGGTGCTCAAGTGCCGGGGTGGGTTGGTCCGTCCGGCACCGATCGCCTTCGCCACCCGGCATTGA